A single region of the Bacteroidota bacterium genome encodes:
- a CDS encoding GlsB/YeaQ/YmgE family stress response membrane protein: MNFLYFILIGALAGWAGGKLTKGESFGLLGNIIVGIVGGVLGGWIFNQLGIMKENLFYSLAAAVVGSVVFLLLIGLFKRK, from the coding sequence ATGAATTTTTTATATTTTATCCTGATAGGTGCACTTGCCGGATGGGCTGGTGGCAAATTAACCAAGGGCGAAAGTTTCGGATTATTGGGCAATATTATTGTAGGTATTGTCGGAGGCGTGTTAGGCGGCTGGATTTTTAATCAGCTCGGCATCATGAAAGAAAATTTATTCTACAGCCTCGCTGCTGCTGTTGTTGGTTCGGTTGTTTTTTTGTTGCTGATTGGGTTGTTTAAACGGAAGTGA